From the Calonectris borealis chromosome 15, bCalBor7.hap1.2, whole genome shotgun sequence genome, the window CCTGATCTCCCCAACTGCAATCAGAATCCTCTCACTGAGTCTTTTTCacatgtttctctttcttcttagGATCTTCTAGATATTATTGGAATGTGACTACagagaaaaatgtgcttttctaacAACTTGGTTGTGGACATTTGATCAGACTGTGATTTCTGGAAATGCTACAACATGGCTTCATCTGGGAATGAGATAGAAAGATGGACTCACAGGCAAGGTGGCAGAATTGGAGAGCTGGTAGAGCCTGTGACCTCTCCTGAAAATGGTAATCGGCTTTCACCAGTGAAGTTGATCGGCAGTGTGGATCATCTCTTGCACCTCCCTGGAAGAGTAGACTCTGCTTACAGCTCTTTCTCAGGGGGATCAAATGTTCCCGAGTATCCCGCCCCATCGTGCTATGGTGAAAACTGCTGTTTGCCTCCAGAGCAGGTACCGTACATGGACTCAGAATATGTAAGAGGTATTTATAATCTCAGTGCAGCAAACGCTGACCTTAGATGCCTGCATCCATGCAAGGCACCAGACCTGAGCATCCATAACTCTCACAGCATGAGTCTCGCTGAACGCTGTGAAAGCACTTCTACCCGAGGGACTTTAAATCAGGGACCGCTGCCTCTGGCTGcacctccaccttctcctcccaTGCGACTCGATAGCTATAAAGTCACTAGACACCTTGAAAACTCAAGAGGGAGACGCAACTCTGGAAGTCACAGTGAGTGTAGCGTGCAGCCAGCTCCTTGCGTGCAGGACAATCACCTAGCAGATAGGGACGTACCATGGAGTCAACGCAGGGATGAAATTACTGAGCAAGATATAGTGGCTGCTAGGAGAAAGACTCTGGAAAACAAGGGCCTTTCTTTTTGTGATTCTACAAATGAGGTACCTATATCAAAAATTCAGGGGCTAAAGACGGAGGAAAATGGAGAGTGGAGCCCATCCCAAAAACCTATAAAGAGAAGCAATCCACACATTTTCAGGAGAccttcttcattcatttttcaagAATATTTAAAGACTGACTCTGTGGCTAATGTCCCTAAAATACTTTCTGCTTGTAATTCAGTACATGCTTATAAAATTCCTGAAGAGATGAACTCCAGGTCCTATCACCCCGTGCATACCAACCCTAGCACTGTTAATGATACACAAGAAGACAAACAGTATCCCTGCAGTGTACGTAAGCCAACTTTCAGAGAAGCAGATCTGCAAAGCGCAGTGCCAGAACCCAGCCAACAGTGCCCACTCCGTGCCGAGTTGCATTCAGACTTGGATCAAGATGTGTTTGAGGAAAGTTGTGACTTAAAATATATGGAGAATGCTCTTCTAATTAAAAATGCTTCCAGGAAGCTGGATAGTTGTACAGATGAAAATCACTGCTATGACTCTGAAGGAAAAATTGGGATTGATGTTAGGGAACCACTCCTGAATCAGCAAGCCAAAATGCAGAGATCATCACTGTCCTACAGCTACGATACTGTAGAAGTGGAACACCCTCGCTGTGAGGAGTCAGATCAGGGAAATAAGCAATGCTATGACAATACTAACCAAATGTCTTTTTTCAGACCAAAGGAAGATTCCACATCTCAGTTTTTACATGaagtcaagaaagaaaaacaggctAATAACAACAGTCCTGACCCTAGCACTCATCTAGAAGAAGAGGAGCCTCCTGTTCGGAAATATCAACCTGAATTTCAAAAACAGCTCTTAAGACCGCATCGGGATGATCTTGCTGGTGAACAAATAACCAGACAGACGACTCCCATGCTTTACTATCTTTCTGCGGGGAAAACCACCAACATCCTGCACCACAACAAGCTCACCCAATGTCAGGAGGACTCAGGGAGCTCACCAAAAGAATTTCCAGCAAGCAGCTACTCTGCCTCAGCACGGTGCCTAGAGAGACAAAGGGAAAGCAATCAGCTTCAAAGgaccaaccaccaccaccagtgcagtGCTGATGATCTCCTGCTCGAGACTGAAGATCTCATTCTCGGGAGTCCTGCTTCATCCACTGATGAGAGTTTCAAGAACGACTATAGAGAGAAACTTAAAGTGGCTCAGAAAAAGGTTCTGAGAGAAAcctcctttaaaagaaaagacttaCAGATGAGTTTGCCCATTAGACTCAGACAGAAACCCTCTAAAAGACCTTCAATTGAACACCTTAGGTCTTTCTCGTTATCCAGTGCAAGCGAGGATGCTAAACCTGTTCCTTGTTCCCCTTCTCATCTAGAATCCTTGGAAAGTTTCAGTAGAGATGAAGAAATTAAGAGGCCACAAACAGGTCGAatagggggaaggaaaagggtaaCAAAGGAGCAAAAGAAACTGTGTTATTCTGAACCTGAGAAACTCGATCAGCTGGCAGATAAGGAAGTACCATGGAGTCAAGTCAGGGATGAAACCACTGAGCAAGATATAGTGGCAGCTAGGAGAAGGACTCTGGAAAACAGAGGGAGGGCACTTTCCAGTTCAAGTATCTCCAGGACAGAGCTGAAACAAATCCAGCATACTGCACTTATCGAATACATGGAACGAAAGATTAATCAAAGACCAGGTAGTTCACAACACCTCCCGCTGCATAAGCCACCCCTGCAGAAGAGGCTGTCGCATCCCAAATGGCCTCCTGGCAAGGTTTCCAATCCAAACGGGAGCAGGAAGGTGCAAAACAATGAGGTTTTCTGCCAagttttctctaaagaaaaatcgccagatgtttttcctcctttggctTTTGTTCCACCGCTGAGCGTGACCAGCAGGTGCGATCCCAGCTCCGATGCTGCTGGTGCAGCGACCTTGAAGCACGACCCGTCTCCCAACGAAGCAGACGGGAGCTGCGCCGGCAAGTGTGCATCAGCTGAAAGTCTCCCGCAGGCAGAGGCTCCTGCATCTGGGAGAGCTCGCGAGAGATCAAAATCTACTCCTCCTTCCACACAGGTAAGAAAGATATTAAGATAGTAATTATTGATTGAGTCCAACTTATGACTATCTACCTGTTGTAGAGAACTGTGGGACTATTCACATGAAAAACTGTTGAACATCAAATGAGGAATTAAGACttgattgattttatttttttttggcaTGCAATAGAGAGATGATAGATGCAGAGGAGGACCCACATTTGCTTAATCTATAGGAAATGCTGTGTAGCTGTTTGAAAGCAAAATGCATGCTGTGGTTTGCAGTGTACATGAGAAAtaatttgggggattttgggAGAAGCGCTACCAATTTTaacatgttaaatatttatgattAACATATAATAATTCGTTACTCGAAAGTATTTTGTAAGAAAGCATTGCAGACAAACAAGGTGTTCTTTAACGTGAAAAGTTACAAGAGAATTGCGTAAGGATGGAAACTTGGTAACAGCTGACTGAAATGCGTATTTGGTCTGGGCAGAGTCATTTGTTACCGTTCAGCACGtgcccagggaaaggcagggaggaagaggagtgtCTGCTTCAAGGGGCACGCTGTGCAAGTGAGGGTCCCGTCCAGAGCTACAGAGGGGTGTGCGTAGGGTCTGGCACTCAGAAGACGCGTTTGTGGAGAACACGCGCTGTATGCAGGGTGACGCTGTTTGCGTTTCAGCAGTCACTGATGTTAACTACAGCAACTCCATTAGAGCACTATCCCAGAAAAAGTTTATAGAGAAATTTTTGTAAATGACCAACTTTTTTGGCTCCTGAATCTGAAGGACAGTAGCTGTCAATATTGTTGTCAAAGAGAATAAAGAAGATAAAAGggtcagaaaaacaaataatttaatgtACTACTAAAATTACCCAGCTGAAGAGGCTGATAAACTTCCACCAATGCTGCCTACTTTCTGAATTGTTATGAGAGTCAATGAGAGTATATATTTTGTCGTTAGCTGTTCTTTGGTTTTCTAGGAAAAAGAGATGGATGCTACCTAGGAAGACCATAATAGCAATTTCATTAATAAAAGAGATAGGCaaactcaaaaataaaaaccttggTGAACCTACTCAGAGATCTACTGTTGGCTTCCGTTTCTGGGGATAACAAAAACGGGAGTAAAATTAAACAGCTGCCTGGTCTGAAAGTGCTGGTTGTCCCAGTGTGCTGTTTTCATTTCCAGGACACTTACAGAAGTGCCGGTGGAGCAGCGGCACCGTCTCGGCGTTGCGAGAGCTGTCTCAGCACCCCCAGGTAAGGCTGCGAAGGCTGTGCCTAGGTAGAGCCTGTGTCCAAGGTGTGTGAACTCCAACGGCAGCCGTGGTTGCTTCTGTCCTTCCGTCTTGGGATCCTTCGGGTGCCGTATGGGAATATTCATCCGCTACgctatttgtttcattttggggcAGTCTTTAAAATCATTTCTACTGTGTGGAGCAAAAGTGGAAAATGCAGAGTATACCTGAGCTGCTCTCCCTGCGGCAGCCGCTCTTCCTCAGATATCCGAGCTCACAGCTCCCTCATCTGAGCTCCGGCGAAAACAGCATCTGCAACAGCTCCAGTATGCCCAGTCTTGAAAGATATGTGTAATCACAGAGTGGTGTAGGTAGGGgcttttggtgtgttttttaaaggaaaaaaatattgtgctgTTTACACATAGCTGACTAGAAAGTTTGTATTTAACTCTCGAtactggttttgcttgtttgaggAGGATTGGGGGAGGTTGGGAGATAGGAACTTTGCCTCAACAAGGCAGTGATACTGACACTTGCATAGTAATAGAATTTCCACTGTTTCAGTCATTCAAAAGGATCCAAAGGTTTCTGCGGGCTTGAttatcttaggaaaaaaattgtatttctagtAAGATTTTGAAGTTTTGCTTAGATTTCCTAGTTTAGCTAAAAGGCTTAGCAGGTCAGCATGAATGTCACTGGAAGTTCTGGACAAAACACTAACATCAGAAATGTATTTGATCATAGCTCTATAATATGTACTAAGTAATTAAAAGATGAGAAATCCAGAACTGGTTTCATTAGTAATTAATTTAGATTATAATCTTTGGGAAATAGCTGTAAGTACAGGTTTCATTCTGTTATAGTTGtatctcattttttctctttgttttcctccaCAAGAAAGTGCTGTTGAGCTGTGGTAGAAAATCCAGACTAGACTGAGCATGTTTGCAGTATTAATTACTCAAATAAAAGTCCCAGCTGGGACCAGCAGGAAGAGCAGGCTATGATCATTACCCACACTGACAGTGTCCATAGGTTAGTGGAAAAAAGCTTGAGAACATTATTATGCATATTTTGCATTCATTCAATTACACAATATAATTTTGAGGTAGTTTTCACTGATAATTATCCATTTTCTGTGATAACTGCTGCAGACAGTTTGTTTAGCCTACAAGCTGGTCCTACCCCCTCCCATTGCAATGAGGCCTGAGAATGAGTAAGAATAAGGCCCGGCAATGTTTGCGGTAGTTTTCTTAGGTGTCTCTGTATCTCTTCTTTTCATCATCTCTCACTCCATAAACGTTTGTCAACCCATGATCACAATATtgcatcatcatcacattaattTAGGTATTGCAGTACAGCACCACATTGCGATGCTGTGGTGTTTTGCAGGGGGTATTTCTAGCACCTTTTTGATGGAAAGGCTTTACCAGCATTAAGGGCATCACTAAATCACCAGAACCAGGTGGTTCAAGTCAAGGTCAaatgagttttttatttttaattgcagtgAAAAGGTGCACCTAATAAATAAGATATCTCTAAGTGACATCGTTAGTCATTATCTAGTACGAACTATGATTAAGCTTCCCTTTGCCAAGCTGACTTCATTTTTTTGATGGAAAGCTAAAGTGACTGTGTTAAAGctgcaaagcagagctggaagaagggaAACTATGAGAGAAGAAGGAATTTCAGAAAGAGCAAGTCTTTCCTTCCTGAGCCACAGCATAGTTAGTTTGGCCACATGAAAAGCTCTGTATCTCGCCAGCGCCTACTTGAGCTGGGTAAGCACAGCTCAGCTGCCAACCAGCCACGCTCTCCACAGAGCCCCCACATCTGCGTCAGGAACCTGCCCAGACAAGCAACGGTTGGAGATAGTGTGGGGCTCGTGGGATTAAATATAATAGTCCAAGCATGTGGAAGCTTTCCTAGCACAACAGAGTCTGCTGGTATTTTCTTAAACCTGGAAACTATTCTCTGTGTGCGTATCTTCACTGGGGGTACTGCGGTCTCCACTGTTAGACATTAAGTCTCTTCATTGCGCTCCACTGCCCCAGTCTCTTTCAGGAGGAGAAAATGCCTACCTTCATATCTCCACGTATGGCTTAGGAAAGACTCGCACCATTCAGAGGGACAGGGTTAACTAGTacctttagaatcatagaatcatacaggttggaaaagacctctaagatcatcgtgtccaaccgtcaatccaacacaccatgtccactaaaccatgtccctaagggcctcatctacacatcttttaaatacttccagggatggtgactccaccacttccctgggcagcctgttccaaggcctgaccactctttcagtaaagaaatttctcctaaattCCCTCCCTAGAGGAGGGAAGGACCGATTGCTGCAGTGCTTTTATATCTGACCTTAGAGAAAGAGCTAAACAAAGGTGGACAAAACCTGCAGTGAACTCTCTATGCCTGTTTTGAGGgggaaaatgtttgctttgtgcCTAAAACTCTGAAGCTCATATGTCAAGTTTACATAGTTATATCGGGGTTTATAAATCTTCCTTCCATCTAATCCCTCTAGCTTTCCTCTCTATTGTGTCCTCACAATCCTGTTAGGTTATGAAAATTTTTGCTAGAGATAAAAATTGGTTTGTTCATTCAGTCATGATTAATACAATAGTATTTATATATACAGATGCACTGACTATTTTCACAAGCAGTTACATGGATGTATGCATGAACATGGATATGGAAGATGGTCTACAGATACTCCAATCATCTTCTATTCACCAGTCCCTCTATATTCTTGCAAAATCTGGtccaaagtgtatttttaaattacatatatcTACTTATTCTGTCATCATGAATGTAATTATTTATGCCCTGCAGACAGTAGCTTTTTCTATCAAAGTTTCTTCTGAGGTGTTGCATCAGAAAACTCAAAGCTCTGGGTCAGACATGCATTGGTCAACTCAAAAGTAGAAGTTTGATCTCAAAATGGTTAACTGAAAGGATTTAATAAAACTTTTACTTAAGTCTAATGGCCATTTCAAAACAGAAGGCTCAGATGAACAGTGTTTCCTCTGTGTGGGTATTCAGTTTGCCTAAAGAGAAGGAAGCATGTCTTCTCTAGATGTCTTCTCTAAGAAGGACTGAGAAGTGATGCACAGGAGACAGTGACGGCATAAACTGGTTCTCCCTCTTGGGCTGAGACATTCTCGCTGTAGAAATAAGAAGGTGTAAGGAACAAGACGCCGAAGGTTTGCCCTTTTGCAGTACAGTGACTGTGTTACAAGAGAGCTGGTGGAGGAAAACGCAAAGTGCAAATTGTCCTCCTGGTAGTGCCAGGTGGTGCCCAGAAGTGGCCTGAGAAAGTAAAGGTCTCTGCAAGCCCCGGTCCCCACAAGTGTCTCGTCCTGGCAGCAGCGTACTTTTCATCCACTTGTCAAACAGCATCAGTGTGACGTTTTAGGGCGCTTTTTACCACAggtttatttcagaaaacatgtaTGTTGGTCATAattagaaaatgagaaatttaatGGGGATTCAAACATTGTGGAGTGGTGCAGCTAGACATTTTACAtactcccttttttccccaagcaatATTAATAGGTATTATggaatctgaatttaaaaatctttaataaaaagaGGAAGCTGGAAAGATAATGACAATGACCTGTAGCTGCTTAAACAGTCTGCAAAAATATCTATTGTAGAGGAAGTGTCTGATACAAAAGGAAGTGTCTTCTTTCTTATAGTTTCTGTGATCCTGAGAAAGATGGATGTAAGAATCATGAATATAAAGACAATGACATAATTGGACCTGCGTGTTGTCAGGATACTAAGGAGCTGACTCCCGAAACCTCTATTCCTATCCCAAGAAGTGGAAGCAAGGAAGATGCTCAGGTGGAGGAGGAATGCAGACCGAAATCTCTGAATGGCAATGCTTTAATAAAGTGTCCAGAGCAGCAGCCTGCACCTCCTCAGGAGCAAGTAACATACTGCCACGCATCGTTAGCTCAGCCTCACCACGGAGACGAAGATACAGCCAAAGGTTTAGTTGCAAAGGACACGTCTGTGCGCAATAGCCAAGGTGATATTTTCCCCGAGAGAGAGAGGAATCTGCCCAAAAGGAGACTGCAGTCTCCTGAAGACCAGCGATACGAGGAACTTGCTATGGAGATCATTGCCAAAGACAATTCTCTGGTTGATATTCTCATGCCTCATCCTGTTAGAAAAACTGCTCTAGACCTGATGGAGGGTCTTTTTCCTGTTAACATTTCCATGCTGGATAAATCACACAGAAAAAAGGGAGACATACAGCATGCACAGGAGAATAAGTAAGTAGATAAAACCAATTACCTGGTATTTTAAGCTATTTTAGTGTATGAATGTCATGTATATCCTAGTAGTAAGATGACTTgagcatatttttttatttttgtttcattagcaAAATACTTTAGCTTTCTGATTTACATACCAAGAAATATCTGAGGCTATGGGTATATGACAGAAGAAATGTGGTTCAATGATACCTTATTAAAAGGGGCTGTGACAAACCCGGGCTGCAAATCTTTGGCtttatatcttttaaaaacttaGAAAAATTGCTTCTATGAGAAGAGAGGAGAGTGATTCTGAAGTCAAGATGCATAAAACCATGAACACAATGCTTGTGAACAAAACTCTGCGTGTTTGCCAAggtgtttattttctgttccaaCAGCAGGAAAAGTAGTAAAGATGCAACAGAAGAATGTCCTGTATCTGAACACAACTCCAAGCAAAGGAGCGAAGATCCTACCTCTAAGGGAAACCAAATCCTGAGTAGGAGCAGAGACAGCACAAACGACCTAGATGACATCACGTCTAAAAAAGTACGTAGATGACCATCAGAGGAACCACTGTTTCTTCATCATGTCAAGTTATTATTAATGTCACATATATTATTGTGGATATTTTTAGTCATTACTTTTATCCCAGTAATAACATTTCACAGATAACTTTGAAACCATTTTTGCCAGTAGGTGAAGTTCTGGCAAATTGGCATATTGATCATAAATTGTGATATTTAAATCCTGGTTTGATTCAGATCTCCTCCCACATACTTCTCTTCAGCAAGCCGTCAGGATGGGTTGTATCCGGAACAAGGATGCAGGGTTGGTTATACATTTCCTTGCAAGGCCAGCTCCTGTGCAGCAGTTGACTCACAATTTAACACTCAGATCTGATCTCAAAATCTGTAAAATTCATTACAACTGGCAGtctaaataagaaatatttttttacatgaGAGAACTGGCAGCGGTGTCTGTTCACTGCAGTGCCCTATTAATTTCCACACGTGCAGGGAACAGAGGTAGCTTGGTCATAGCTGGACTACGATAGAAATGCGGCAGCTTGGAAGAGCAATACGTAGCTTTGAAGAACTAGatagttgcttttttgttttttcttgttgaaaCGTGGCCATGCTCCATCCCAGGTAATGACAATCTGCCTTCCTGAAACTCCTCCTGCTGTGCTTGTGGTGATATTTTTCGTTACCCTAAGCTAATAGGTTCTTCTCCCGCTCCAGTCTCGGGGCCTTTTTCCATATCAACATGTATCGCACGGTCTCCTCTGCTTGCTTCGCTACTCAGGCACTGTGGCTTGCTTGAATCACCCGTGGAACTGACTTTTTCTGTGCATATTATAAATGAAATTCTAGTCAGTTCTTGTAAAGCTTGGTAATAGAGCTGTGACTTCATGCTCATTTCTTAGAGCCTAACTGTGTGTCATCATGTTGTAATCTTTATTGCAGTTCACTTCTGACTGATTGGAAGCTCTCTGAGCTAGGGATTATATCACCAGTTAAGGCGATTACCAGTAATTTGCTTTTCAGAGTTTGAGAATTAAGCACAGCTtagaaaacctttcttttttttctttttctttcctagagcttaaaattattttaaaagtccaaAATTTGGCAAAGGTGATGTGAGGAAAATCCATTCTCTAGGAACGATATGGATTCTCTTTGGCAATAACTgctttctatgatttttttccctttgcagctggAACTCATCTCCAGCCTCCGGTCAAAGCTGCAGACCCTGTGGGAGGAAAGGGAGCTCGTCCTCTCTGAAGCCAGGGAATGCGCCGAGCGAGGCGAGGAGCTGGAGGCAATGGTGCAGGACGTCTGCAAGCCCAATGAGTTTGAGCGCTACATGATGTTCATTGGCGACCTGGAGAAGGTTGTGAGCCTCTTGCTCTGCTTGTCCAGCCGCCTTGCCCGAGTCCAAAATGCCATGAGGAGGATCAATGGCAATACAGATGCTGAGGAGAAGGTGAGTGACAAGCGAGCAGggtatttaatttgttttgttcgCTTCTTTCCAGGTAGGGCTGTGCTCACCTCATTTGTCTAACAGCTCTAAAAGTTGTAAATTATAGATGACTCCCAACCAGCCGTTGCCCAGGCAGCGTTTAGTGCCACGTGACGGGCTGTGTCTCCCCGGCCGAAGCAGAGTGGACCTCTGGTGCGGACCACAGGTTCGCTGCTGGAGAACACAAGCGCAGAGcgagctctgcagctgggtgctggggtggcagcagcagcaaaaccctgaGAGGGGCCCGAGCCAGAGGGGTGGCCTTTGAACCCTCAGGCTGCTCCCTGTGGAGTAGCTCCAAACCTGTGCttcagagggttttttgttgttttggttttgttttttttcccccactggtAATTTCAATGCAGTAATTACTGCCTTTGAAATCATATTTCACTTAATGGGCTTGTCTTAACAATAGCAAGCAG encodes:
- the SHROOM1 gene encoding protein Shroom1, whose product is MASSGNEIERWTHRQGGRIGELVEPVTSPENGNRLSPVKLIGSVDHLLHLPGRVDSAYSSFSGGSNVPEYPAPSCYGENCCLPPEQVPYMDSEYVRGIYNLSAANADLRCLHPCKAPDLSIHNSHSMSLAERCESTSTRGTLNQGPLPLAAPPPSPPMRLDSYKVTRHLENSRGRRNSGSHSECSVQPAPCVQDNHLADRDVPWSQRRDEITEQDIVAARRKTLENKGLSFCDSTNEVPISKIQGLKTEENGEWSPSQKPIKRSNPHIFRRPSSFIFQEYLKTDSVANVPKILSACNSVHAYKIPEEMNSRSYHPVHTNPSTVNDTQEDKQYPCSVRKPTFREADLQSAVPEPSQQCPLRAELHSDLDQDVFEESCDLKYMENALLIKNASRKLDSCTDENHCYDSEGKIGIDVREPLLNQQAKMQRSSLSYSYDTVEVEHPRCEESDQGNKQCYDNTNQMSFFRPKEDSTSQFLHEVKKEKQANNNSPDPSTHLEEEEPPVRKYQPEFQKQLLRPHRDDLAGEQITRQTTPMLYYLSAGKTTNILHHNKLTQCQEDSGSSPKEFPASSYSASARCLERQRESNQLQRTNHHHQCSADDLLLETEDLILGSPASSTDESFKNDYREKLKVAQKKVLRETSFKRKDLQMSLPIRLRQKPSKRPSIEHLRSFSLSSASEDAKPVPCSPSHLESLESFSRDEEIKRPQTGRIGGRKRVTKEQKKLCYSEPEKLDQLADKEVPWSQVRDETTEQDIVAARRRTLENRGRALSSSSISRTELKQIQHTALIEYMERKINQRPGSSQHLPLHKPPLQKRLSHPKWPPGKVSNPNGSRKVQNNEVFCQVFSKEKSPDVFPPLAFVPPLSVTSRCDPSSDAAGAATLKHDPSPNEADGSCAGKCASAESLPQAEAPASGRARERSKSTPPSTQDTYRSAGGAAAPSRRCESCLSTPSFCDPEKDGCKNHEYKDNDIIGPACCQDTKELTPETSIPIPRSGSKEDAQVEEECRPKSLNGNALIKCPEQQPAPPQEQVTYCHASLAQPHHGDEDTAKGLVAKDTSVRNSQGDIFPERERNLPKRRLQSPEDQRYEELAMEIIAKDNSLVDILMPHPVRKTALDLMEGLFPVNISMLDKSHRKKGDIQHAQENNRKSSKDATEECPVSEHNSKQRSEDPTSKGNQILSRSRDSTNDLDDITSKKLELISSLRSKLQTLWEERELVLSEARECAERGEELEAMVQDVCKPNEFERYMMFIGDLEKVVSLLLCLSSRLARVQNAMRRINGNTDAEEKQSLNERHKLLSRQREDAKDLKENLDRRERVVSGILAKYLTDQQLQDYRRFVQVKTSLLIEQKDLEEQIKFFEEQLENLEKSIPL